A stretch of the Massilia sp. W12 genome encodes the following:
- a CDS encoding IPT/TIG domain-containing protein encodes MLTIRASKIWMLFYFFIAICCILPKLAISAVVFSTNPAIGSRASGNVIWLRADSISSSGLANFTIGKDSGPFSTNGMLKVFVNGAELTSLQYSKGNASASFLLQFSPDQAGNYTVRVQRYDTVSRQLDPNVVSGVINVIATQPQPVLNSVSRTSGTVGETAQIDVYGSNFPSTLIINIGGQNQRCQALSFSASQGRFACPLDVPGTHLLEVKTNTNENGGYAFWKGNFVVNAPIPVVQDFSPKSGQLGQTAQISVTGNNFPSTLIVNIADQRQLCTRKSVSTTQGVFLCPLDVAGDKQFVIKTDISANGGKEISSGRFNVLQPGPIVTDHTPKSGQIGQTAQITVTGNNFPSTLIVNIGDQRQLCTRKSVSTTQGVFLCPLDVAGDKQFVIKTDISANGGREIGSGRFNVQPATPSVSDYAPKSGQAGQTAQITVTGNNFPSTLIVNIADQRQLCTRKSVSTTQGVFLCPLDVAGDKLFVIKTDISANGGREIGSGRFNVQPATPSVSDYAPKSGQAGQTAQITVTGNNFPSTLIVNIADQRQLCTRKSVSTTEGVFLCPLDAAGDKQFVIKTDIGANGGREIGSGRFNVQPATPSVSDYAPKSGQLGQTAQITVKGNNFPPTLIVNIADQRQLCTRKSVSTTEGVFLCPLDVAGDKLFVIKTDTDANGGKEISSGRFNVLQPGPIVTDYTPKSGQIGQTAQITVTGNNFPSTLIVNIGDQRQLCTRKSVSTTQGVFLCPLDVVGDKLFVIKTDIGANGGKEISSGRFNVLQPGPIVTDYTPKSGQIGQTAQITVTGNNFPSTLIVNIADQRQLCTRKSVSTTQGVFLCPLDVAGDKLFVIKTDTDANGGKEISSGRFNVQQSGPQVQSVTPLAARLDVAQTYVVKGSGLTSGMGFAIEDCEPESGPGPIPEVGVGTPEQRAFRCIPRLPGPKRLVVKNAPGGKELYNATVVVEHPARQGRPERTGMPSALGVSLWNGNVFLENTDLTVPGKGVSFSLSRSYNSHSSSLVGARGGVTHAAPWRFNWDLKIGYVTNTGKQQLWVQREDGSGESFFKADGVWYALDQGNFNQIKGDTPVKGQTTLFVKNGLKYVFQNPDLGGLLVGVFDHDGNGLKVSRDAASRVSRVLDASDRAYDFTYDGNGRLSRVTDFSGRYVEYAWESGPAAGDVRLSSVRDVRGGLTRYSYARQTMPGNEQTLLTGVTDARNKLVRSYVYTSTVYGNWGAASASDGEKNTWNFKYCAKQPDGNCSSDPITAVEFQTEVSLPLAGRTHLARFNSGGRLLSYQDSNRRTVNKDYLNFNTLDSKNYRQAGLPTQLQSGKAVEQGYAMKLEYTADNAGNLARVVNEENQASRYEWLDSPALREKNLHRPKALINAKQQEYRFGFTDSGNLQSYAEPGLPAVQLQRDASGLLTQVADARNNISSRSYNVHGDLLSENDPYNNRVRYVPDRLGRVIEIYDKRNNLSKNTWDAAGNLLSSTDALNQTTSYEYDENNNRTLMRDARNNVTRYSYDGNNRLLSISRAIDGKTVSTSYLYDALGRVISVTNANNRSNTTQFDGEGNATSRANALKFTSTYEYDADNRQVRSTDPEGRITETAYDKAGRVTEVKTSAGSTRYSWDENGRMRSRTDARNNTTQYEYDAAGRLVKVIDANQKESKAAYDANGNLISVTDPNNNTTNYEWDKLNRQVLRRDPNGQEWRSVYDENGNIVRTIAPGNLITRNTFDALNRLVQVNYPDASMVSYTYDQNGNRLTMTDSTGVTRYAYDALNRLSSKTDPLGKSISYKYDGVGNLLELAYPNQQAVRYSYDAADRLSGLTDWLGKSTSYTLNKAGQVTLALLGNGARTEMEYNAAGRLSSLLNKKPDGGIISSHVLTMDGNGNITNAQTQLPLEPSIGNVERSFTYDAANRMATFNGNAVQHDAAGRMTAIDGAQYSYNARDQISRVAGKQSASHEYNGDGHRVLRNLNGQTSRFVIDANRELPEVLAEMDANGNLQRNYIYGYGLVAQISNTNVASYYHFDPSGNTLALSNQAGVVTDSYAYTPYGETTRSGSTPNPFRFVGKFGVMDDDNGLHFMRARYYRADVGRFLSLDRVLGNIGNPQTLNRYAYVMNNPITGIDPSGYFCELGSSCFSFLEGIEETLRPFAESPVMEALITEDARKCTTSEDEYEIMMGCGNIALNFVPISKIGKIGKIDSVIKELDMVEDAGKAIESVAMITKKASTKGVDFYIDKGISGTYSFIDSTGKLYVGQSVDVLRRLKEHFRTGKLTQENIKNIVVYNTGDLPKRGRELVETTRMKLVEAMHYSSPELKTLLGSGKSILSNLVYSFKSGK; translated from the coding sequence ATGCTTACTATTCGCGCCAGCAAGATTTGGATGCTTTTCTATTTCTTTATTGCAATATGTTGCATATTGCCCAAACTTGCTATTTCTGCTGTTGTTTTTTCCACCAATCCGGCTATCGGTTCTCGCGCTTCCGGCAATGTGATTTGGTTGCGTGCTGATTCTATTTCAAGCAGCGGCTTAGCCAATTTCACTATAGGCAAGGATTCAGGCCCATTTTCCACCAATGGCATGCTTAAAGTCTTTGTGAATGGGGCCGAGCTTACTTCCCTGCAGTACAGCAAAGGCAATGCCAGCGCCTCTTTCCTTTTGCAATTTTCCCCTGATCAAGCCGGGAATTATACTGTGCGGGTGCAACGCTACGATACAGTTTCCCGCCAGCTTGATCCGAATGTGGTTTCTGGCGTGATTAATGTGATTGCGACGCAACCGCAGCCTGTGCTGAACAGCGTTTCACGCACATCAGGAACGGTCGGAGAAACGGCGCAAATTGATGTCTATGGCAGTAATTTCCCTTCCACACTGATTATCAATATCGGTGGGCAAAATCAGCGATGCCAAGCCTTGAGCTTCAGCGCCAGTCAAGGGCGTTTTGCCTGCCCGCTGGATGTTCCTGGTACGCATCTGCTCGAAGTTAAAACCAATACTAATGAAAATGGCGGCTATGCTTTCTGGAAGGGCAATTTTGTGGTTAATGCGCCGATTCCCGTGGTACAGGATTTTTCGCCCAAGTCCGGCCAGCTGGGGCAGACAGCGCAGATCTCCGTGACAGGTAATAATTTCCCTTCCACTTTGATCGTCAATATTGCAGACCAAAGACAGCTCTGCACAAGGAAGAGCGTGAGCACGACACAAGGCGTGTTTTTGTGCCCTTTGGATGTGGCGGGCGACAAGCAGTTTGTGATTAAGACGGATATTAGCGCCAATGGCGGGAAAGAAATCAGCTCGGGGCGCTTCAATGTGCTGCAACCTGGCCCCATAGTTACTGATCACACGCCGAAGTCCGGCCAGATAGGGCAGACAGCGCAGATCACCGTGACGGGCAATAATTTCCCGTCCACCCTGATCGTCAATATTGGCGATCAAAGACAGCTTTGCACAAGGAAGAGCGTGAGCACGACACAAGGCGTGTTTTTGTGCCCCTTGGATGTGGCGGGCGACAAGCAGTTTGTGATTAAGACGGATATTAGCGCCAATGGCGGGAGAGAAATCGGTTCAGGGCGCTTTAATGTGCAGCCAGCTACTCCTTCTGTTAGCGACTATGCGCCCAAGTCCGGTCAGGCGGGGCAGACCGCGCAGATCACTGTGACAGGTAATAATTTCCCGTCCACCCTGATCGTCAATATTGCCGACCAAAGACAGCTCTGCACAAGGAAGAGCGTGAGCACGACACAAGGCGTGTTTTTGTGCCCCCTGGATGTGGCGGGCGATAAGCTGTTTGTGATTAAGACGGATATTAGCGCCAATGGAGGGAGAGAAATCGGCTCAGGGCGCTTTAATGTGCAGCCAGCCACTCCTTCTGTTAGCGACTATGCGCCCAAGTCCGGCCAAGCGGGGCAGACTGCGCAGATCACCGTGACAGGTAATAATTTCCCTTCCACTCTGATCGTCAATATTGCAGACCAAAGACAGCTCTGCACAAGGAAGAGTGTGAGCACGACAGAAGGCGTGTTTTTGTGCCCCTTGGATGCGGCGGGCGACAAGCAGTTTGTGATTAAGACGGATATTGGCGCCAATGGCGGGAGAGAAATTGGTTCAGGGCGCTTTAATGTGCAGCCAGCCACTCCTTCTGTTAGCGACTATGCGCCCAAGTCTGGCCAACTGGGGCAGACTGCGCAGATCACCGTGAAGGGGAATAATTTCCCGCCTACCCTGATCGTGAATATTGCAGATCAAAGACAGCTCTGCACAAGGAAGAGTGTGAGCACGACAGAAGGCGTGTTTTTGTGCCCCTTGGATGTGGCGGGCGACAAGCTGTTTGTGATTAAGACGGATACTGACGCCAATGGCGGGAAAGAAATCAGCTCGGGGCGCTTCAATGTGCTGCAACCTGGCCCCATAGTTACTGATTACACGCCGAAGTCCGGCCAGATAGGGCAGACAGCGCAGATCACCGTGACGGGCAATAATTTCCCGTCCACCCTGATCGTCAATATTGGAGATCAAAGACAGCTCTGCACAAGGAAGAGCGTGAGCACAACACAAGGCGTGTTTTTATGCCCCTTGGATGTGGTGGGCGACAAGCTGTTTGTGATTAAGACAGATATTGGCGCCAATGGCGGGAAAGAAATCAGCTCGGGGCGCTTCAATGTGCTGCAACCTGGCCCCATAGTTACTGATTACACGCCGAAGTCCGGCCAGATAGGGCAGACAGCGCAGATCACCGTGACGGGCAATAATTTCCCGTCCACCCTGATCGTCAATATTGCCGACCAAAGACAGCTCTGCACAAGGAAGAGCGTGAGCACGACACAAGGCGTGTTTTTGTGCCCCTTGGATGTGGCGGGCGACAAGCTGTTTGTGATTAAGACGGATACTGACGCCAATGGCGGGAAAGAAATCAGCTCGGGGCGCTTCAATGTGCAACAATCCGGCCCGCAAGTCCAAAGCGTGACCCCGCTTGCAGCCAGATTGGATGTGGCGCAAACCTATGTGGTGAAAGGCAGCGGTTTAACGAGTGGCATGGGGTTTGCTATCGAAGACTGTGAGCCGGAAAGCGGGCCTGGGCCGATACCTGAAGTGGGTGTTGGCACGCCTGAACAACGCGCCTTCCGCTGTATTCCACGCCTGCCAGGTCCAAAGCGTTTGGTCGTCAAAAATGCGCCTGGCGGCAAAGAGTTGTATAACGCTACGGTTGTTGTGGAACACCCTGCGCGTCAGGGGCGACCGGAAAGAACCGGCATGCCTTCAGCACTCGGCGTCTCGCTCTGGAATGGCAATGTGTTTCTTGAAAATACCGATCTGACTGTGCCGGGCAAGGGGGTGTCCTTCAGCTTGTCGCGCAGCTATAACAGCCATAGTTCCAGTCTGGTTGGCGCGCGTGGCGGCGTAACGCATGCGGCGCCCTGGCGTTTTAACTGGGATTTGAAAATCGGCTATGTCACCAATACCGGCAAACAGCAATTATGGGTGCAGCGTGAAGATGGCTCCGGCGAAAGCTTTTTTAAAGCCGATGGCGTGTGGTATGCCCTGGATCAAGGCAATTTCAATCAAATCAAGGGCGATACTCCTGTCAAGGGACAAACCACTTTGTTTGTGAAAAACGGACTCAAATATGTGTTCCAAAATCCGGATTTGGGTGGTTTGCTGGTCGGCGTATTTGATCACGATGGCAATGGTTTGAAAGTGAGTCGTGACGCTGCCAGCCGAGTGAGTCGGGTGCTGGATGCCTCAGACCGTGCTTACGACTTTACCTATGATGGCAATGGTAGATTGAGCCGCGTCACCGATTTTAGCGGGCGCTATGTGGAATACGCCTGGGAAAGCGGGCCGGCGGCAGGCGATGTGCGCTTGAGCTCGGTGCGTGATGTGCGGGGCGGTCTGACCCGCTACAGCTACGCCCGGCAAACTATGCCAGGCAATGAGCAAACTCTGTTGACTGGTGTGACAGACGCCCGTAACAAGCTGGTGCGCAGCTATGTCTATACCAGTACTGTATATGGCAATTGGGGCGCAGCATCTGCCAGCGATGGCGAGAAGAATACCTGGAACTTCAAGTATTGCGCAAAACAGCCTGACGGCAATTGCAGCAGCGATCCCATCACAGCCGTGGAATTTCAAACAGAAGTGAGTTTGCCGCTGGCCGGGCGCACACATCTTGCCCGCTTTAACTCGGGTGGCCGCTTGCTTAGCTATCAAGACAGTAATCGACGCACCGTGAATAAGGATTATCTCAATTTCAATACGCTCGACAGCAAAAACTATCGTCAAGCAGGCTTGCCGACACAGTTGCAAAGCGGCAAGGCGGTTGAGCAGGGTTATGCAATGAAATTGGAATACACCGCGGATAATGCCGGTAATCTGGCGCGTGTTGTGAATGAGGAAAATCAAGCCAGCCGCTATGAATGGCTGGACAGCCCGGCGCTGAGAGAAAAGAATTTGCACCGGCCAAAAGCCTTGATCAATGCCAAACAACAAGAATATCGCTTCGGTTTTACGGACAGCGGAAATTTACAAAGCTATGCCGAGCCTGGTTTGCCTGCAGTGCAGTTACAGCGCGACGCCAGCGGTTTGCTGACCCAGGTGGCTGATGCGCGTAACAATATCAGCAGCCGCAGTTACAATGTGCATGGCGATCTGCTTTCAGAAAACGATCCCTACAACAATCGTGTGCGGTATGTGCCTGACAGATTGGGGCGTGTGATCGAAATATATGATAAGCGCAATAATCTGAGCAAAAACACGTGGGATGCCGCCGGTAATTTGCTTAGCAGCACAGATGCGCTGAACCAAACCACCAGCTACGAGTATGACGAAAATAATAACCGCACACTGATGCGCGATGCGCGTAACAATGTCACGCGTTATTCCTATGACGGCAATAATCGTCTCTTGAGCATCAGCCGCGCGATTGATGGTAAGACAGTGAGTACAAGCTACCTGTACGACGCCTTGGGGCGCGTGATCAGCGTTACCAATGCAAATAACCGCAGCAACACCACGCAGTTTGACGGGGAGGGGAATGCCACCAGCCGTGCAAATGCGTTGAAATTTACCAGCACCTACGAATACGATGCTGATAACCGGCAGGTGCGCAGTACTGATCCGGAAGGGCGTATCACTGAAACAGCGTATGATAAAGCCGGTCGCGTGACTGAAGTCAAAACCAGCGCCGGCAGCACCCGCTATAGCTGGGATGAAAATGGGCGCATGCGCAGCCGTACTGATGCACGTAATAACACCACACAATACGAATACGATGCTGCTGGCAGATTAGTTAAGGTGATTGACGCCAATCAGAAAGAAAGCAAAGCCGCGTATGACGCCAATGGCAATCTGATTTCAGTGACCGACCCCAATAACAATACAACGAATTATGAATGGGATAAACTCAACCGCCAAGTATTAAGGCGTGACCCGAACGGTCAGGAATGGCGCAGTGTGTATGATGAAAATGGAAATATTGTGCGCACAATTGCGCCTGGCAATTTAATTACGCGCAATACCTTTGATGCCTTGAATCGTTTAGTTCAAGTGAATTACCCTGACGCCAGCATGGTCAGCTATACCTATGACCAGAATGGCAACCGGCTCACGATGACTGACAGCACCGGAGTTACCCGCTATGCCTATGATGCCTTGAACCGATTGAGCAGTAAAACTGATCCTTTGGGAAAAAGCATCAGCTATAAATATGATGGCGTGGGGAATTTGCTGGAATTGGCTTACCCCAATCAACAGGCAGTGCGCTATTCCTATGATGCGGCGGATCGTTTAAGCGGTCTTACCGACTGGCTGGGTAAATCGACATCTTATACTTTAAATAAAGCTGGGCAAGTTACCCTGGCCTTATTGGGTAATGGCGCGCGCACTGAAATGGAATATAATGCGGCAGGACGTTTAAGCAGTTTGCTGAATAAAAAACCGGATGGCGGCATCATTTCCAGTCATGTCTTGACAATGGATGGTAATGGCAATATCACCAATGCGCAAACCCAATTACCGCTGGAGCCAAGCATAGGCAATGTGGAGCGAAGTTTCACCTACGATGCGGCCAACCGCATGGCGACTTTCAATGGCAATGCCGTGCAACACGATGCCGCCGGGCGTATGACAGCAATTGATGGCGCTCAGTACAGTTATAATGCGCGCGATCAAATCAGCCGGGTTGCCGGCAAGCAAAGCGCCAGTCACGAATACAATGGCGATGGTCACCGTGTGTTGCGCAATTTGAATGGCCAAACCAGCCGTTTTGTGATTGACGCCAACCGCGAATTGCCAGAGGTTTTGGCGGAAATGGATGCGAATGGTAATTTACAGCGCAACTATATCTATGGTTATGGCCTGGTGGCGCAAATCTCAAACACGAACGTCGCCAGCTATTATCACTTCGATCCCAGCGGCAATACCTTGGCGCTGAGCAATCAGGCCGGCGTGGTGACGGACAGTTATGCCTATACGCCGTATGGTGAAACCACGCGCAGCGGCTCAACCCCCAACCCATTCCGTTTCGTCGGTAAATTTGGCGTGATGGATGATGATAATGGTTTGCATTTTATGCGGGCAAGATATTATCGAGCGGATGTGGGGAGGTTTTTGAGTTTGGATCGTGTCTTGGGTAATATTGGCAATCCACAAACTTTGAATCGATACGCCTATGTAATGAATAACCCAATAACAGGAATTGATCCTAGTGGATATTTCTGCGAATTGGGGTCAAGCTGTTTTAGCTTTCTCGAAGGGATCGAAGAGACGTTGCGCCCATTTGCCGAAAGTCCAGTTATGGAAGCATTGATTACCGAAGATGCAAGAAAATGCACAACTTCAGAAGATGAGTATGAAATTATGATGGGGTGTGGAAACATTGCTCTTAATTTTGTTCCAATATCAAAAATTGGAAAAATTGGAAAGATTGATTCTGTTATCAAAGAACTTGATATGGTTGAAGATGCCGGAAAAGCAATTGAATCTGTGGCAATGATTACTAAGAAGGCGTCCACTAAGGGTGTTGACTTTTACATAGATAAAGGTATTTCAGGAACTTATTCTTTCATTGATAGTACCGGGAAGCTATATGTAGGTCAAAGTGTAGATGTTCTTCGGCGATTAAAGGAACATTTTAGAACTGGTAAGCTTACGCAAGAAAACATCAAAAACATTGTAGTGTATAATACTGGTGATTTGCCAAAACGTGGGCGCGAGCTTGTGGAAACTACGCGGATGAAACTGGTTGAAGCTATGCATTATTCTTCTCCGGAATTAAAAACCTTACTTGGGAGTGGAAAAAGTATTTTGTCAAACCTTGTATATTCTTTTAAATCTGGGAAATAA
- a CDS encoding LamG-like jellyroll fold domain-containing protein has translation MGAASTPSEKVIPSLTPTPTPTPTPTPTPTPTPTPTPTPTPTPTPTPTPTPTPTPTPTPTPTPTPTPTPTPTPTPTPTPTPSVPGAPTITKILAGDGAVAVSFTPPANSGSAPVLSYTANCNQNIVIAASSPITVPALNGVAYTCTVFASNVAGNGPPSAPSAAVLPKPSITNGMVAFYNFDDGTPARRVGSNDGQIQGQVDFGEGKFGKAALFGGPDKPGAIRIPNSPSLQFANEAAYSFWARLDGYKRMNGNNQIDTLSAGGAVLAKSHDRRGSALMLWQDKSTSQQSAYVATYEKWTAQLNMLNTPNKAIGAWTHVVLNMSTQNGIRIYLDGVLHNTGPQAVNFAAMNQQDLYIGKFSDSWYPLWGAIDELRIYNRALNEAEIAQLAEVTQIAPRVPEAPQITQVTPDEGKLSVSFTPPTNQGSSPVTSYTAICNNVSLNGVVSPIVLTGLNNSVSYTCVLKANNAAGSSAPSAPSAAVLPRRVRSIPVNGMVAYYNFDNYTPNVTAGEANNGVAWGNVAFGEGKSGQAVFFGGPGRPGHIRIPNSTSLQFSKEASYAFWVKLSGYVSMDGYGSTSRNTAGGALLAKSHDRSGAAAMLWLDSAGVPTAGMQSYEPWVTANLKQYPISNKAIDAWIHVVVNLSAQSGSEVYLDGRLHRSTSAPVNFAAMNQQDLYLGQYSGYFWYPLWGGLDELRIYNRVLQKDEIEFMAGIANSAALKLVKAQALPAKPQLLKEQNLPASSFFGMPQIAAGNGFSLTLHANGQTRILGQAAYLVPSRVDDVIALQLGAQHALALRANGKLAAWGANQFGQSTPPDNLAEVKAIAAGAHHSLALRHDGTVAAWGQNLSDEVSGPSRHSGIVAIAAGENFSLLQDTAGNLFAYGDNQFGQISVPRGLGEIRAIAAGARHVLALQADGRVLAWGDASQGQTDVPYPLAGVIALAAGANHSLALLQDGTVRAWGANERGQCNVPSGLNRVIAIAAGNGHSLALRDDGSLVAWGDNQFGQSNVPAGLNLFKVSAETTLSKGKSRSMVGAQSTQALLMPWRRFGVMPHP, from the coding sequence ATGGGGGCAGCATCGACACCCTCGGAAAAAGTGATCCCTAGCTTAACACCGACGCCAACACCAACACCGACGCCAACACCGACGCCAACACCGACGCCAACACCGACACCAACGCCAACACCGACACCAACACCGACACCAACACCGACACCGACGCCAACACCGACACCAACGCCGACACCGACACCGACACCGACGCCAACACCGACGCCGACACCGACACCGACACCGACGCCAACCCCCAGCGTTCCTGGCGCCCCCACCATCACCAAAATTCTCGCTGGCGATGGCGCTGTTGCGGTTTCATTCACGCCGCCGGCCAATAGTGGAAGCGCGCCGGTGTTGAGCTATACCGCCAACTGCAATCAAAACATTGTGATTGCAGCGTCCTCGCCGATTACCGTGCCGGCGCTCAATGGTGTGGCTTATACCTGCACCGTCTTTGCCAGCAATGTCGCCGGCAACGGGCCACCGTCTGCGCCTTCAGCGGCAGTGCTTCCAAAGCCGTCTATCACGAATGGCATGGTTGCGTTTTACAACTTTGATGACGGCACGCCAGCGCGGCGTGTGGGCAGCAATGACGGGCAAATTCAAGGGCAGGTCGATTTTGGCGAAGGCAAATTCGGCAAGGCAGCCTTGTTTGGCGGTCCGGATAAACCCGGCGCCATCCGTATCCCTAATTCTCCGTCCTTGCAATTTGCCAATGAAGCCGCCTACTCATTCTGGGCCAGGTTGGATGGCTATAAAAGGATGAATGGAAATAACCAGATTGACACGCTTTCGGCTGGTGGCGCGGTGTTGGCGAAAAGCCATGACAGACGTGGCAGTGCGCTGATGTTGTGGCAAGACAAATCCACCAGTCAACAAAGCGCCTACGTCGCCACCTATGAAAAATGGACGGCCCAGCTAAACATGCTGAATACGCCCAATAAAGCCATCGGCGCCTGGACCCATGTGGTGCTGAATATGTCAACTCAAAACGGAATTCGCATCTATCTGGATGGCGTCTTGCATAACACCGGCCCGCAAGCAGTCAACTTCGCCGCCATGAATCAGCAAGACTTGTATATCGGCAAATTCTCTGACTCTTGGTATCCGTTGTGGGGCGCAATTGATGAGTTGCGCATCTATAACCGGGCCTTGAATGAGGCGGAAATTGCGCAATTGGCGGAAGTGACGCAGATTGCACCGCGTGTTCCAGAGGCGCCGCAAATCACGCAAGTCACACCAGATGAAGGCAAGCTCTCCGTTTCCTTCACTCCGCCGACAAACCAGGGCAGCTCGCCTGTGACCAGCTACACTGCGATTTGCAATAACGTTTCTTTGAATGGCGTCGTTTCGCCGATTGTCTTGACCGGCTTGAACAACAGTGTCAGCTACACCTGTGTGCTGAAGGCGAATAATGCCGCTGGCAGCAGCGCGCCTTCCGCCCCCTCCGCCGCCGTGCTGCCGCGCCGGGTGCGCAGCATTCCAGTGAATGGCATGGTTGCGTATTACAACTTTGATAATTACACGCCCAACGTTACAGCGGGTGAAGCAAATAATGGTGTGGCATGGGGCAATGTTGCTTTTGGCGAGGGCAAATCCGGTCAGGCGGTGTTTTTTGGTGGACCAGGCCGGCCGGGTCATATCCGTATCCCGAATTCCACCAGCCTGCAATTCAGTAAAGAAGCCAGTTATGCATTTTGGGTCAAGCTCAGTGGTTATGTGAGTATGGATGGCTATGGCAGCACATCCAGAAACACGGCTGGCGGCGCATTATTAGCCAAAAGCCATGACCGCAGCGGCGCTGCCGCCATGTTGTGGCTTGATAGCGCGGGAGTTCCTACGGCTGGCATGCAAAGTTATGAGCCATGGGTAACAGCGAACCTGAAGCAGTATCCAATAAGCAATAAAGCCATTGATGCCTGGATCCATGTGGTGGTCAATTTGTCTGCGCAAAGCGGGTCAGAAGTGTATTTGGATGGCAGATTGCACAGAAGCACCTCAGCCCCGGTGAATTTTGCCGCGATGAATCAGCAAGACCTGTACTTAGGGCAATATTCAGGTTATTTCTGGTACCCGCTGTGGGGTGGTCTGGACGAATTGCGCATCTATAACCGTGTCTTGCAAAAAGATGAAATTGAATTCATGGCCGGCATCGCCAATAGCGCTGCGCTCAAACTTGTCAAGGCGCAAGCCTTACCAGCCAAGCCGCAGTTGCTGAAAGAGCAGAACTTGCCTGCATCCAGCTTCTTTGGCATGCCACAGATTGCTGCTGGCAATGGTTTTTCACTGACGCTGCATGCCAACGGTCAAACCCGGATATTGGGACAGGCAGCATATCTTGTCCCCAGCCGTGTCGATGATGTGATTGCGCTGCAACTCGGGGCGCAGCATGCTTTGGCCTTACGCGCCAATGGCAAGCTGGCGGCATGGGGCGCCAACCAATTTGGCCAAAGCACGCCGCCAGATAATTTGGCGGAGGTGAAAGCGATTGCCGCAGGAGCGCATCACAGCCTGGCTTTGCGCCATGACGGCACAGTAGCCGCCTGGGGACAGAATCTGAGCGATGAGGTGAGTGGCCCCAGTCGCCATAGTGGCATTGTGGCGATTGCTGCCGGCGAAAATTTCTCACTGTTGCAAGATACTGCCGGAAATTTATTTGCCTATGGTGATAATCAATTCGGTCAAATCAGCGTGCCGCGCGGTTTGGGCGAGATCCGCGCCATTGCTGCTGGCGCCCGGCATGTGCTCGCATTGCAAGCCGATGGGCGCGTTTTAGCCTGGGGCGATGCCAGCCAGGGCCAAACTGATGTCCCATATCCTTTGGCCGGAGTGATCGCTCTTGCTGCCGGCGCCAACCACTCACTTGCCTTGCTGCAAGATGGCACGGTGCGCGCCTGGGGGGCGAATGAGCGTGGTCAGTGTAATGTCCCCTCAGGCTTGAATCGGGTGATTGCGATTGCGGCAGGAAATGGCCATTCACTTGCCTTGCGCGATGATGGCAGTTTGGTGGCTTGGGGTGATAATCAATTCGGGCAAAGCAATGTCCCTGCCGGATTGAACCTCTTCAAAGTGTCTGCCGAAACCACGCTGTCAAAAGGAAAATCGCGCAGTATGGTCGGTGCGCAAAGCACGCAAGCACTGCTCATGCCATGGCGCCGCTTTGGCGTTATGCCGCATCCTTGA
- a CDS encoding Rpn family recombination-promoting nuclease/putative transposase — protein MQIWAGAALFSQRRRMLQSRPERCIMEKYINLLTDYGFKKVFGEEPNKDLLISFLNSLLPAKHQIADLEYSRSEWQGVSVAERRAVMDLHCRAQDGTSFIVEVQKAKQNWFKDRSVYYASFPIQQQAVQGGSWDYRLSAVYSIGVLDFVFDDDDKQDVLHTVKLKNQHNAVFYDKLTFIYLTLPNFNKTLNELDSVLERWLYLFRNLPKLQEMPPRWHEIVFNKLFQIAEVVKLPPDERLAYENSLKIYRDMKNVTDTAFDEGFAEGKESGIAEGAQQKAVEVARAAIAMGLADAQIAALSGLAVEQIAGLREA, from the coding sequence ATGCAAATCTGGGCGGGGGCTGCACTTTTTTCTCAGCGGCGCAGAATGCTACAATCGCGCCCAGAGAGGTGCATCATGGAAAAGTACATCAATTTACTGACCGACTACGGCTTTAAAAAAGTGTTTGGCGAAGAGCCGAACAAGGACTTGCTGATCAGTTTTTTGAACTCCCTGCTGCCGGCCAAGCACCAGATTGCCGATTTGGAATATTCGCGCAGCGAGTGGCAAGGGGTATCCGTTGCCGAACGGCGCGCAGTGATGGATTTGCACTGCAGGGCGCAGGATGGCACGTCGTTTATTGTGGAAGTGCAAAAGGCCAAGCAAAATTGGTTTAAAGACCGCAGTGTGTATTACGCGAGCTTTCCGATTCAGCAGCAGGCGGTACAGGGGGGAAGCTGGGATTATCGCCTGTCGGCAGTGTATTCCATCGGCGTGTTGGACTTCGTTTTTGATGACGATGACAAACAAGACGTGCTGCATACTGTCAAGCTGAAAAACCAACACAATGCCGTGTTTTACGACAAGCTCACTTTCATCTATCTGACCTTGCCGAATTTCAATAAGACTTTGAACGAGTTGGATTCGGTGCTGGAGCGCTGGCTCTATCTGTTCCGCAATTTGCCCAAACTGCAAGAAATGCCGCCGCGCTGGCATGAGATTGTTTTCAACAAACTTTTTCAGATTGCCGAAGTGGTTAAACTGCCGCCGGATGAGCGGCTGGCGTATGAAAACAGCTTGAAAATCTATCGGGATATGAAGAATGTGACCGATACGGCGTTTGATGAGGGCTTTGCCGAGGGCAAGGAAAGCGGGATTGCTGAAGGCGCGCAACAAAAGGCGGTGGAGGTGGCGCGGGCAGCGATTGCGATGGGCTTGGCGGATGCGCAAATTGCGGCGCTTTCGGGTTTGGCGGTGGAGCAGATTGCGGGCTTGCGGGAGGCGTGA